A single genomic interval of Lewinellaceae bacterium harbors:
- a CDS encoding SusC/RagA family TonB-linked outer membrane protein: MQKPILCLLIALLAFFSQEAYAQKVVSGQVSDENGEPLIGVSILEQGTSNGAITDLDGRYSITLTTEDPALTFSYVGLQAVTVRPGARTAIDVTMQEDASLLEEVVVTALGFEENKDELGYASSNVGGETLVNSGEATILNALSGKSSGLRISRNSGDPGAGAYIQIRGISTITRDNQPLIILDGVPISNDVRGNSDSGGANQESRLNDINPNDIESVSVLKGASAAALYGTQALGGVILITTKSGKFASKLKVSLKSTYSIDQINLKYPLQTTFGQGDNGVYDQRARDSWGDKIPERSGGPDELNTSGGFFVDQNGVTYYPIVAKNDQTIYDDSNFDQIFSNGHYLENNLSLSGGNDRSTIFFSLSDLDQQGIIINNSDYRRTTARFNVRHLLSDHLKLRTTASYSRTGSNRIQKGASSSGLYLGLLRTPPDFDNAGYRGDYFAGSNASPATNRHRSYREPLGADDTPVYNNPLWTINEQEDKAKVDRFISSFELTASPWSWLDLISRVGVDHYSEQRNQFFTPGSASGAFRSGYYDQSLATNTIFNMDYIARANRKLTNAIDGTLLLGFNYNSKSRIVNGVSTTNFIQFTDVASVVRDKDNALPENVTVESSQGRERTAGVYSSLSLSGWDMLYLTGTMRVESASTFGDASDNTFLFPSASLAWQFSNIGELENDVFSFGKLRLSYGEVGVQPARYNTSNVFVSPSFTDQYGGNLNLGLYGNGGFVPSASRGNSALRPERKKEFEIGADLRFFNDRLSISGTYFNNRTEDVLLDFPVANSRGYSQVYANGAEIENKGIELDLGYELIRTKDFSWEVTGIFTQVENTVTDLAGVESINLGGLAAVNSRAVEGRPLGVLWGSRTLRNEDGSIVFDENGFPVQDEVEGVIGDPNPDWQGALTTGFRYKNLTLSILFETYQGADIYAGTKSVLYDLGRWKDSGNEVTATRNYVDYAGNIINIGETFRGNVYDFGAGPVALTEAWYNSDGGFFSNGNDELYIEDGSWTRLRELSLSYRLASPWLTRKTGLSSIELTATGRNLVLWTEFEGNDPDTNLSGISVARGIEYFNNPGTKSYVFSLMLNF; this comes from the coding sequence ATGCAAAAACCTATACTATGCCTACTGATCGCCTTGCTGGCATTTTTCAGCCAGGAGGCCTACGCTCAAAAAGTTGTCTCCGGACAAGTGAGCGACGAAAACGGAGAGCCCTTGATCGGCGTTTCCATCCTTGAACAGGGCACGTCGAATGGCGCCATAACGGACCTGGACGGCCGGTATTCGATCACTTTGACCACAGAGGACCCGGCGCTGACGTTCAGCTATGTGGGGCTCCAGGCGGTGACGGTCCGGCCGGGCGCGAGGACGGCCATTGACGTTACCATGCAGGAAGATGCCAGCCTGCTGGAAGAGGTGGTGGTTACCGCCCTCGGGTTTGAGGAAAACAAAGACGAACTGGGTTACGCCAGTTCTAATGTGGGAGGCGAAACCCTGGTCAATTCCGGAGAAGCCACCATCCTGAATGCCCTCTCGGGGAAATCATCGGGCCTGCGCATCAGCCGCAACTCGGGAGACCCGGGAGCCGGCGCTTACATTCAAATCCGGGGCATTTCCACCATTACCCGCGATAACCAGCCCCTCATCATCCTGGATGGAGTGCCCATCAGCAACGACGTGCGCGGCAACAGCGACAGCGGCGGCGCCAACCAGGAATCCAGGCTGAACGACATCAATCCCAATGATATCGAAAGCGTTTCGGTATTGAAGGGGGCCTCGGCTGCGGCGTTGTACGGCACCCAGGCCCTGGGCGGCGTGATCCTGATCACGACCAAAAGCGGGAAATTCGCCAGCAAACTGAAGGTATCCCTCAAATCTACCTACTCCATTGATCAAATCAACCTGAAGTACCCGTTGCAAACCACATTCGGGCAGGGCGATAATGGCGTTTACGACCAGCGCGCCCGGGATTCCTGGGGCGATAAGATTCCGGAGCGTTCCGGCGGGCCCGACGAGCTGAATACCTCCGGCGGCTTTTTTGTCGATCAGAATGGGGTTACCTATTATCCGATCGTGGCCAAAAACGACCAAACAATCTACGATGACTCCAATTTCGACCAGATTTTCAGCAACGGGCACTATCTGGAGAACAACCTTAGCCTGAGTGGCGGCAACGACCGGAGCACCATCTTCTTTAGCCTCAGCGACCTCGATCAGCAAGGCATCATCATCAATAATTCGGATTACCGGAGGACGACGGCCCGTTTTAATGTCCGGCACCTGTTGTCGGATCATTTAAAGTTGAGGACTACCGCCAGTTATTCCCGCACCGGATCCAACCGCATCCAAAAGGGCGCCAGTTCTTCCGGCTTATACCTGGGCTTGTTGCGTACTCCTCCCGATTTTGACAACGCCGGCTACCGGGGAGATTATTTTGCCGGCAGCAATGCTTCGCCGGCGACCAACCGCCACCGTTCCTATCGGGAACCCCTGGGCGCTGACGATACGCCTGTTTACAACAACCCGCTTTGGACCATCAATGAACAGGAGGACAAAGCCAAGGTCGACCGCTTTATCAGCAGCTTTGAGCTGACCGCCTCGCCCTGGTCCTGGCTGGATCTGATCAGCCGCGTGGGAGTCGACCACTACAGCGAACAGCGCAATCAATTTTTCACGCCCGGTTCCGCCTCCGGGGCATTCCGTTCCGGATACTATGACCAGTCGCTGGCGACCAACACCATCTTCAATATGGATTACATTGCGCGGGCCAACCGGAAGTTGACGAACGCCATCGACGGAACCCTGCTGCTGGGGTTCAATTACAACAGCAAGTCGCGCATCGTCAATGGAGTGTCTACCACCAATTTCATCCAGTTTACCGATGTAGCCAGCGTGGTGCGGGATAAAGACAACGCTCTGCCAGAGAACGTCACCGTGGAGAGCTCTCAGGGGCGCGAACGCACCGCCGGCGTGTATTCCTCTCTGAGCCTATCCGGTTGGGACATGCTCTACCTGACGGGCACGATGCGGGTGGAATCCGCCTCCACCTTTGGCGATGCTTCCGATAATACCTTCCTCTTCCCTTCAGCCTCCCTGGCCTGGCAGTTCTCTAATATCGGGGAGTTGGAAAACGATGTTTTTTCCTTTGGAAAACTGCGGTTGTCCTACGGCGAGGTCGGCGTGCAGCCGGCCCGTTACAACACCTCCAACGTGTTCGTTTCGCCCAGTTTCACCGACCAGTACGGCGGAAACCTCAACCTGGGCCTCTACGGCAACGGGGGCTTTGTGCCCAGCGCCAGCCGGGGCAACTCCGCCCTGCGCCCCGAGCGGAAAAAGGAATTCGAGATCGGCGCCGACCTGCGGTTTTTCAACGACCGGCTCTCGATCAGCGGTACGTATTTTAACAACCGGACCGAAGACGTGCTGCTCGATTTTCCAGTCGCCAACTCAAGAGGCTACAGCCAGGTCTACGCCAATGGCGCCGAGATCGAAAACAAAGGGATTGAGCTGGACCTGGGCTACGAGCTGATTCGCACCAAAGACTTTTCCTGGGAGGTCACCGGCATCTTTACCCAGGTGGAAAATACAGTGACCGACCTGGCGGGAGTCGAGTCGATCAACCTGGGAGGCCTGGCGGCGGTAAACTCGCGGGCAGTCGAAGGCCGGCCGCTTGGGGTACTGTGGGGCTCCCGCACCCTGCGGAATGAAGACGGCTCCATCGTATTTGACGAAAATGGCTTTCCGGTTCAGGATGAGGTAGAAGGCGTGATCGGCGACCCGAACCCCGACTGGCAAGGCGCCCTCACAACCGGGTTTCGGTATAAAAACCTGACCCTCTCCATTCTTTTTGAGACCTACCAGGGAGCAGACATCTACGCCGGCACCAAGTCGGTGTTATACGACCTGGGCAGGTGGAAAGACTCCGGCAACGAAGTAACCGCCACCCGCAATTATGTGGATTACGCTGGCAACATCATCAACATCGGCGAAACTTTCCGGGGCAATGTCTACGATTTCGGCGCCGGGCCGGTTGCCCTGACCGAGGCCTGGTACAACAGCGACGGCGGCTTCTTCAGCAATGGCAACGATGAATTGTACATTGAAGACGGATCCTGGACCCGCCTGCGGGAGCTGAGCCTTTCCTACCGGCTGGCCTCCCCCTGGCTTACGCGAAAAACAGGCCTGAGTTCTATAGAATTGACCGCCACGGGCAGAAACCTCGTCCTCTGGACCGAATTTGAGGGCAACGACCCGGACACCAACCTCTCGGGCATCAGCGTGGCCAGAGGCATAGAATACTTCAATAACCCGGGCACCAAATCTTACGTCTTTAGCCTGATGCTTAATTTTTAA
- a CDS encoding DASS family sodium-coupled anion symporter, translating into MNLNTQAGLDVKKAGLVLGPALFGLALAFFHPEGLSAEANAVLATTLWVATWWITDCIPLAVTSILPIVLFPLTGGLSLSETTASFGHRYIFLYIGGFILAIAIERWDLHKRISLLIIKVIGANLKSIILGFMVATAFLSMWISNTATSVMMLPIGMAIITQLKDNPDTLEDENQIFGKALMLAIAYSASIGGIATLIGTPPNLVFAAMVQELYGIEITFYQWIIFGLPISVVMLALCWKYLTSIAFSFRQKSFPGGKEEISRQLRSLGQVTYEEKMVLGVFLLTALSWIGRSFLNRFIPALDDTIIAVTAAVLLFAIPASKEKKRALINWEEAVKLPWGILLLFGGGLALAEGFKSSGLAVFIGQQLTLLHGVSLIVLLLVIVAAVNFLTEITSNIATTAMILPVLAPLAIGLDVHPFTLMVGASAAASCAFMLPVATPPNAVVFGSGYLKIPDMIRTGIWLNLMSIVCLTFVIYMVLPYLWGFDLNVFPVELKK; encoded by the coding sequence ATGAACCTCAATACGCAAGCAGGATTGGACGTGAAAAAAGCGGGTTTGGTTCTGGGGCCTGCTTTGTTTGGGTTGGCATTGGCTTTCTTTCACCCGGAGGGCCTCTCGGCCGAGGCCAATGCCGTCCTTGCTACGACGCTTTGGGTAGCCACCTGGTGGATCACCGATTGCATACCGCTGGCGGTGACGTCTATTTTGCCGATCGTGCTTTTTCCGTTGACGGGTGGGCTGTCCCTTTCGGAAACGACGGCTTCTTTTGGGCACCGTTACATCTTCCTGTACATCGGAGGCTTTATTCTGGCCATAGCTATAGAGCGCTGGGATTTGCACAAACGGATTTCCCTGCTCATCATCAAGGTCATCGGGGCCAACCTGAAAAGCATTATATTAGGGTTTATGGTTGCCACAGCCTTCTTGTCCATGTGGATATCGAATACCGCCACTTCGGTGATGATGCTGCCCATTGGCATGGCCATCATTACCCAGCTGAAAGACAATCCGGACACGCTGGAGGACGAAAACCAGATCTTCGGCAAGGCCCTTATGCTGGCCATTGCCTACAGCGCCTCGATCGGCGGCATCGCTACCTTGATCGGCACCCCGCCGAACCTGGTCTTTGCCGCCATGGTGCAGGAATTGTACGGCATAGAAATCACCTTCTACCAGTGGATCATTTTCGGATTGCCCATTTCGGTGGTTATGCTGGCCCTCTGCTGGAAATACCTGACGAGTATTGCTTTTTCCTTCCGGCAAAAATCTTTTCCGGGCGGGAAAGAGGAGATCAGCCGGCAGCTTCGGTCGCTGGGGCAAGTCACTTACGAAGAAAAAATGGTGCTCGGCGTTTTTTTGTTGACGGCCTTGAGCTGGATCGGCCGGTCCTTCCTCAACCGCTTCATCCCGGCGCTCGACGATACCATCATTGCCGTTACGGCGGCGGTATTGCTGTTTGCCATCCCTGCGTCAAAAGAAAAAAAGAGGGCGCTGATCAACTGGGAGGAAGCCGTAAAATTGCCCTGGGGCATCCTGCTGCTTTTTGGAGGAGGGCTGGCCCTGGCGGAAGGGTTCAAGTCGAGCGGGCTGGCGGTTTTCATCGGCCAGCAACTGACGCTCCTGCATGGCGTTTCCCTGATTGTATTGCTGCTCGTCATCGTCGCCGCTGTGAATTTCCTGACAGAGATCACCTCCAACATCGCCACCACTGCCATGATCCTGCCCGTCCTGGCGCCGCTGGCTATAGGCCTCGACGTTCACCCCTTTACGCTTATGGTTGGCGCTTCGGCGGCCGCTTCCTGCGCCTTTATGCTGCCGGTGGCTACGCCGCCCAACGCGGTGGTGTTTGGTTCGGGCTATTTGAAAATTCCGGATATGATCCGGACGGGAATCTGGCTCAACCTGATGTCCATCGTTTGCCTGACCTTTGTCATTTACATGGTGTTGCCCTATTTGTGGGGATTTGACCTCAATGTATTTCCGGTGGAATTGAAAAAATGA
- a CDS encoding cell envelope integrity protein TolA yields MNRYPGPRSFTGDDRHLFFGRDLEKQELFRLIVLNDLVVLFGESGTGKTSLLQAGVCPALEARQYKPVFIRLNNTAEAPELQVYRQLKEAGVIPADMPEGRTLWEYFSRFWYVDLGEVFTPIFVFDQFEELFTLYKPDERKEFIKQFADITNHRPPPGLPPEAATPSQAKFIFSIRSDFLYLLDELSADIPSILRCRFQLRLLGREQAADAIVRPAGVEGDYVSKKFSYSPAALNGILEALGRHETEGRLAAGHPTATLEIAAFQLQLVCRQLEARIIQEQKPEGFTIEPDFYGGRAGIRNIIDEFYNTVIEKVPAAEREAAERLLARGLIRNGRRIMMEESAMREEYGLSQAILAQLHEERLLKREARKGELYYEISHDTLVKPVLERFKKIEEAERERKAREEEERLQREREKIRRARLRNIIIGIAALALLGFAFWQMDAAQKAGAEAEIEQEKARDAEASAAIQRQKAEEAEAKAAEEQRKAKEAGEEAKRQQRIAELEKQNAPDAQEKAELADLKAKSEQAKATRAEKEVAEKSRALVGNIIEKASSLSENRLLGQRWPKNRDSKSDEGIKGINWALK; encoded by the coding sequence ATGAACCGCTACCCTGGCCCACGATCCTTTACCGGCGATGACCGCCACCTGTTCTTCGGCAGAGACCTGGAGAAGCAGGAGCTCTTCCGCCTCATCGTGCTGAACGATTTGGTGGTGCTCTTCGGCGAATCGGGCACGGGCAAGACCTCCCTGCTACAGGCAGGCGTTTGCCCGGCCCTGGAGGCGCGCCAGTACAAGCCGGTGTTTATACGCCTGAACAACACCGCCGAGGCGCCTGAGCTTCAGGTGTACCGGCAGCTTAAGGAGGCCGGGGTTATCCCTGCCGACATGCCGGAGGGCCGCACGCTATGGGAGTATTTCAGCCGCTTCTGGTATGTAGACCTGGGCGAAGTGTTCACCCCGATATTTGTCTTCGACCAGTTTGAAGAGCTGTTCACCCTATACAAGCCCGATGAACGAAAGGAGTTCATCAAACAGTTTGCCGACATCACTAACCACCGCCCGCCTCCGGGCTTGCCGCCGGAGGCTGCCACGCCGTCACAGGCAAAGTTCATCTTCAGCATACGCTCTGATTTCCTCTACCTGCTCGACGAGCTTTCTGCCGACATTCCATCCATTCTGCGCTGCCGCTTCCAACTGCGCCTGCTGGGCCGCGAGCAGGCCGCCGACGCCATCGTCCGGCCAGCCGGAGTGGAAGGCGACTACGTGTCTAAGAAGTTCAGCTATAGCCCCGCTGCCCTCAACGGCATCCTGGAAGCCCTCGGCCGCCACGAAACAGAGGGGCGCCTGGCTGCCGGCCATCCAACCGCTACCCTGGAAATTGCCGCCTTCCAGCTGCAGCTGGTCTGCCGGCAACTGGAAGCCAGGATTATACAGGAACAAAAACCAGAAGGCTTTACCATCGAGCCGGATTTTTACGGAGGCAGGGCCGGCATCCGCAACATCATCGATGAGTTTTACAACACGGTGATCGAAAAAGTACCGGCAGCCGAGCGGGAAGCGGCGGAACGGCTGCTCGCCCGCGGCCTGATCCGCAATGGCCGCCGCATCATGATGGAGGAATCGGCCATGCGGGAGGAGTACGGGCTTTCGCAAGCCATCCTTGCCCAGTTGCATGAGGAGCGCCTGCTGAAGCGGGAAGCCCGCAAGGGGGAGCTGTACTACGAGATCAGCCATGATACTCTGGTGAAGCCGGTGCTGGAGCGCTTCAAGAAGATCGAAGAGGCGGAGCGGGAGCGCAAAGCGCGGGAGGAAGAGGAAAGGCTACAAAGGGAGCGAGAGAAAATCCGGCGTGCCAGGTTGCGGAATATAATCATCGGCATTGCGGCTTTGGCTTTACTGGGCTTTGCTTTTTGGCAAATGGATGCAGCCCAAAAAGCAGGGGCAGAAGCTGAAATTGAACAGGAAAAGGCCAGGGATGCAGAGGCAAGCGCTGCGATACAGCGACAAAAGGCGGAAGAGGCAGAAGCGAAGGCCGCCGAAGAACAACGGAAAGCAAAGGAAGCCGGTGAAGAAGCCAAACGGCAGCAGCGCATCGCTGAGTTAGAAAAACAAAATGCGCCGGATGCTCAGGAAAAAGCAGAGCTTGCCGACCTGAAAGCTAAAAGCGAGCAGGCCAAGGCCACCAGAGCCGAAAAAGAGGTGGCGGAAAAATCCAGAGCGCTGGTTGGTAATATCATTGAAAAGGCTAGCAGCCTGTCGGAGAACAGGCTGCTAGGGCAACGCTGGCCGAAAAATAGGGATTCCAAGAGCGATGAAGGAATAAAGGGCATAAATTGGGCCCTCAAATAG
- a CDS encoding toll/interleukin-1 receptor domain-containing protein, whose product MAGLSTHSAPAPAVNWQSLIRAVKDGECILVLGPGVATLERDGERLSLTTLLARHLAEKLRQLQPGAPLLDGDNLPYVAKALEDAIFLKEVASNRNYSPENARAALAETIQDFYGQFTFQDFPVYRQLARMPFHFVVETNPAPFLAQAYDQENKFDARCLYYHYANPSHNNRIQIPEGDIREDSPLVYHLFGAAEEPGSMVVTERDQLAFLDAILQKENTAGIPSSVAIHFTSARERQFDKTFVFLGFDFNQWHLRLIMHLIARYQRQRETYALQDSQSLDELTAFFYRNNFDVRFEDKPADLFLEEFKRELQKPAAVAPAEAPQIKVFLMYSPEDQEAREALDKQLAPLKKTDFIQTWDEAQILPGAESETEINRHLEAADIILLLVTADFFNSGTIYEKYLQTALQRHEARQTVVIPLLMRSCVWEETPLGQLTTILPRNKTTLDKQENPEAALSDTVGQLQGWCQKIVGRKKLAR is encoded by the coding sequence ATGGCCGGCCTTTCTACCCATTCTGCCCCCGCTCCTGCCGTCAACTGGCAAAGCCTCATCCGTGCGGTAAAGGATGGGGAGTGCATCCTCGTGCTCGGCCCCGGCGTGGCTACCCTGGAGCGGGATGGGGAGCGGCTTTCCCTAACAACCCTACTGGCCCGCCACCTGGCGGAAAAGCTGCGCCAGCTTCAGCCCGGAGCGCCATTGCTGGATGGGGACAACCTGCCGTATGTGGCCAAAGCACTGGAGGACGCCATCTTCCTGAAGGAAGTCGCATCCAACCGGAATTACTCGCCGGAGAATGCCCGCGCCGCACTGGCGGAAACCATCCAGGATTTTTACGGGCAATTTACCTTCCAGGATTTTCCGGTGTACCGCCAACTGGCCCGGATGCCTTTCCATTTTGTGGTGGAAACCAACCCGGCGCCCTTCCTGGCCCAGGCTTATGACCAGGAGAACAAGTTCGACGCCCGTTGCTTGTATTACCACTATGCCAATCCCTCTCACAACAACCGCATTCAAATTCCGGAGGGCGATATCCGCGAAGATTCGCCCCTGGTGTACCACCTGTTCGGCGCTGCGGAAGAGCCGGGCTCGATGGTGGTTACCGAGCGGGACCAGCTGGCGTTCCTTGACGCCATCCTGCAGAAGGAGAATACTGCCGGCATCCCATCGAGCGTGGCCATCCACTTCACTTCGGCGCGGGAGCGGCAGTTCGATAAGACATTCGTTTTCCTGGGCTTTGATTTCAACCAGTGGCACCTGCGGCTCATCATGCACCTGATCGCCCGCTACCAGCGGCAGCGGGAGACCTACGCCTTGCAGGATTCACAGAGCCTCGACGAGCTGACGGCCTTTTTCTACCGCAACAACTTCGACGTGCGCTTCGAGGATAAGCCCGCAGATTTGTTCCTGGAAGAGTTTAAGCGCGAGTTGCAAAAGCCCGCTGCTGTTGCCCCGGCAGAAGCGCCCCAGATCAAAGTGTTCCTAATGTACAGCCCCGAGGATCAGGAGGCGCGAGAGGCCCTCGACAAGCAGCTTGCCCCTCTGAAGAAAACCGATTTCATCCAAACCTGGGACGAGGCGCAGATACTGCCCGGCGCCGAAAGCGAAACAGAAATCAACCGCCACCTGGAAGCTGCCGATATCATTTTGCTGCTGGTCACTGCCGACTTTTTCAATTCTGGCACCATCTATGAGAAATACCTGCAAACTGCCCTGCAGCGCCATGAGGCCCGGCAAACTGTTGTAATTCCACTGCTAATGAGAAGCTGCGTGTGGGAGGAGACGCCCCTGGGCCAACTAACCACCATCCTACCGCGCAATAAAACTACGCTGGACAAACAGGAGAACCCGGAAGCTGCTTTGTCGGATACCGTAGGCCAGCTCCAGGGCTGGTGCCAGAAGATCGTTGGCCGTAAAAAACTAGCCCGATGA
- a CDS encoding SusD/RagB family nutrient-binding outer membrane lipoprotein, which translates to MKRLICLFFLASLAFSCGNLVDGINQDPNNPTSASYQYILTGAEVGNIIVQSGETARRAGIFCGYYTGIDRQHEGFSQYSLTTSDFNSLWYDVYVDAYRNALETQKAAEEEGVGGVTQGITQVLQAQILGTAASLYGDIPFDDAGKIEVENPRYEDQLVVYGKVQSLLDEAIQNLQAGTGRPASGSDIYFDGAPTPWIEVAYTLKARFYMHTREYANAYTAAGNGISARSNAMYAPHGTGNEESNLSYLFFAVEVRGADLVTSDFMASLIHPDPAASPDFSNYRGNAKTDETGRFNFYFLTNSVGIQPNTTDGFAAQTAPAPLVTFEENLLILAEAGFRTQGFNTGLGHLNEFRAFMAGGGYLSNAVPAQLLYDPYGPEDFAAGGMENPDGLSADDALLREILEERYVTFFGQTEGFNDTRRTQKDTGVRVRVQPNTGSELPQRFLYPQTEIDRNANVPSPIPGLFQPTDVNN; encoded by the coding sequence ATGAAACGCCTTATATGCTTATTTTTTCTCGCGAGCCTGGCTTTCTCCTGCGGCAACCTGGTGGATGGGATCAACCAGGACCCGAACAACCCCACCAGCGCCTCCTATCAGTACATACTGACCGGAGCAGAGGTGGGCAATATTATTGTCCAGTCCGGAGAAACCGCCCGAAGAGCGGGTATTTTCTGTGGTTATTACACCGGCATCGACCGCCAGCATGAGGGCTTCAGCCAATATTCCCTGACCACCAGCGATTTCAACAGCCTGTGGTACGATGTCTATGTCGATGCGTACCGCAATGCGCTGGAAACGCAAAAAGCGGCGGAAGAAGAAGGGGTTGGCGGGGTCACCCAAGGGATTACCCAGGTGCTGCAGGCGCAAATACTCGGCACGGCGGCTTCTTTGTATGGCGATATACCCTTCGATGACGCCGGCAAGATAGAAGTAGAAAACCCCCGGTACGAAGATCAGTTGGTCGTATACGGCAAAGTTCAATCCCTGCTGGATGAGGCCATCCAGAATCTGCAAGCGGGGACGGGCCGGCCGGCCAGCGGCTCGGATATCTATTTTGATGGCGCTCCCACGCCCTGGATAGAGGTGGCTTACACTCTGAAAGCCCGCTTTTACATGCACACCCGGGAGTACGCCAATGCCTACACTGCCGCCGGCAACGGCATCAGCGCCAGGAGCAATGCCATGTACGCCCCCCACGGCACCGGAAACGAGGAATCCAACCTGAGTTACCTCTTTTTTGCCGTTGAAGTGAGAGGCGCCGACCTGGTAACCTCTGATTTTATGGCCAGCCTGATCCATCCCGACCCGGCTGCCAGCCCCGACTTCAGCAACTACCGGGGCAACGCCAAAACCGATGAAACCGGGCGCTTCAACTTTTACTTTCTAACCAACAGCGTTGGCATCCAGCCCAATACAACCGATGGGTTTGCCGCCCAGACGGCGCCGGCGCCCCTGGTGACCTTTGAGGAGAACCTGCTCATCCTGGCCGAAGCCGGCTTTCGAACCCAGGGCTTTAATACGGGCCTGGGGCATTTAAACGAATTCCGGGCTTTCATGGCGGGCGGCGGCTACCTCTCTAATGCGGTTCCGGCTCAGCTATTGTACGACCCTTACGGGCCGGAGGATTTTGCCGCCGGCGGAATGGAAAACCCGGATGGGCTGAGCGCCGACGATGCCCTGCTGAGAGAAATCCTGGAAGAGCGGTACGTGACCTTCTTCGGGCAAACCGAGGGCTTTAACGATACCCGCAGGACGCAGAAAGATACGGGCGTACGAGTACGCGTTCAGCCGAATACCGGCTCCGAATTGCCCCAGCGGTTCCTGTACCCGCAGACCGAGATAGACCGGAATGCGAATGTGCCATCGCCCATTCCCGGATTGTTCCAACCAACGGATGTAAACAACTGA
- a CDS encoding IS4 family transposase, producing MSEYQIQELALRTSFQLRKVRKVDSLSFVAGFFLMLCSGRYSLVRWAAQISSLVGRTVSKQAVLKKLQFRHEAFAQGLLAQVLRQDLQRQSKKALNSGLFKGFRQVYVEDSTCAHLPDSLAEFFPGSHSHKGNCATARIQLRLNLLDEQYSKLELQSYRDNDQKYAGDILNILQPGDLVIRDMGYWALPIFKKIAGLMAFFLSRYRYGANLHSPENGEIIDLAKQLRACRRKGLTTWDQWVIMGKEAQLPVRVVAILAPQQVAQSRKRKAAKDRHQRANHSKEYMELLSWTIFVTNVEEQTWTAPQVLQAYGFRWRIEIVFKCWKSKLGFAQMFSSKKQPGPAQALIVFHLFLAWLCLFFVRYYSFFLHAVFQSCQRMVSLMKFADFFKEHFIELVLSPDPSEFLGFVAYFCTHEKRKARPSQLDLLYMKN from the coding sequence TTGTCTGAATATCAAATTCAGGAACTTGCTTTACGTACTAGCTTTCAGTTGCGCAAAGTGCGCAAGGTTGACAGCTTAAGCTTCGTAGCCGGTTTTTTCCTCATGCTGTGCTCAGGCCGTTACAGCTTGGTTCGGTGGGCAGCCCAAATTAGCAGCTTGGTTGGCCGCACTGTTTCTAAGCAAGCGGTGCTGAAGAAATTACAGTTTCGCCATGAAGCCTTTGCCCAAGGGCTATTGGCACAAGTATTGCGCCAGGATTTGCAAAGGCAATCCAAAAAGGCATTGAATAGCGGGCTCTTCAAAGGCTTCAGGCAGGTGTACGTGGAGGACAGCACTTGTGCTCATTTGCCGGACAGTTTGGCCGAATTCTTTCCTGGCAGCCACAGCCACAAGGGCAATTGTGCTACAGCCCGCATTCAGCTGCGCCTCAACCTGCTGGACGAGCAGTATTCCAAGCTGGAATTGCAAAGCTACCGGGATAACGACCAGAAATACGCTGGAGATATCCTCAATATCCTTCAGCCTGGGGATTTAGTGATCAGAGACATGGGCTACTGGGCTTTGCCAATTTTCAAAAAAATTGCCGGGCTTATGGCTTTTTTTCTCAGCCGCTACCGCTACGGGGCAAACCTGCACAGCCCCGAAAATGGCGAAATAATTGACTTAGCCAAACAACTAAGGGCCTGCCGCAGAAAAGGCCTTACCACCTGGGATCAATGGGTAATCATGGGCAAGGAAGCTCAACTCCCTGTAAGGGTGGTAGCCATACTGGCCCCGCAGCAGGTGGCTCAAAGCCGCAAACGCAAAGCCGCCAAAGACAGGCACCAAAGAGCTAACCATTCAAAAGAATATATGGAGTTGCTGTCCTGGACTATCTTTGTAACCAATGTGGAGGAACAAACCTGGACAGCACCGCAAGTGCTTCAAGCCTATGGGTTCCGCTGGCGCATTGAAATTGTTTTCAAATGCTGGAAAAGCAAGCTGGGCTTCGCCCAAATGTTTAGCAGCAAAAAACAACCCGGCCCGGCTCAAGCCTTGATTGTCTTTCACCTGTTTCTGGCCTGGCTGTGTTTGTTCTTTGTACGCTATTACAGCTTCTTCCTGCATGCCGTGTTTCAATCGTGCCAGCGCATGGTCAGCTTAATGAAGTTCGCCGATTTTTTCAAAGAACATTTTATCGAGCTGGTCCTAAGCCCTGATCCCTCTGAATTCCTGGGTTTCGTAGCATACTTCTGCACCCATGAAAAACGAAAGGCCAGGCCTTCGCAACTCGATTTATTATATATGAAAAATTAA